A genomic region of Dreissena polymorpha isolate Duluth1 chromosome 4, UMN_Dpol_1.0, whole genome shotgun sequence contains the following coding sequences:
- the LOC127876712 gene encoding heat shock factor 2-binding protein-like isoform X2: MKELHSVFSSQVLVSKNDLAQLATEVTQLKQTLPLVLSKRIADYQTRLSGLRDENDHLLEQISKLTSEKDQWKNKYETAVADTQAEKQESLRLRCEVQQLGEQLSRQSDYCASLGSSCCTLLWRVSKRDDCIQAILAGTKVDEFLSLVSSTLGSYVAAYRADWPKDSTEEAQFILALTGTITNIAASAYGRDVLCTNTMGRQVLDTFITVLTEAPCRKSAQLKNFVLMCLYNVSINQKGAALLEGKSGLVSLCAWLLQEESNSELRLNSLRLVQSLVWENKNPALVRELREVLPVSALETLSKDSYSDIRELALELLSDISRICTED; this comes from the exons GTGTTTTCCAGTCAAGTTTTGGTGAGTAAAAATGACCTTGCCCAGCTTGCTACAGAGGTTACACAGCTCAAACAGACCTTGCCACTTGTCCTGAGCAAGCGCATAGCAGACTACCAAACTAGGCTGAGTGGGCTACGGGATG aaaatgaccATCTTCTGGAGCAAATAAGTAAGCTTACCTCAGAGAAGGACCAGTGGAAAAACAAATATGAGACAGCAGTGGCCGACACACAGGCTGAGAAACAG GAGAGCCTCCGTCTGCGCTGTGAGGTGCAGCAGTTGGGTGAGCAGCTGAGCCGCCAGTCCGACTACTGTGCCAGTCTAGGGAGCTCTTGTTGCACGCTGCTGTGGAGAGTCTCCAAACGAGATGACTGCATTCAGGCCATACTGGCAGGG ACAAAGGTCGATGAGTTCCTATCGCTAGTATCCAGCACCCTGGGTAGCTACGTGGCGGCGTATCGCGCTGACTGGCCCAAGGACAGCACCGAGGAGGCGCAGTTCATCCTGGCTCTAACTGGCACCATCACAA ATATCGCAGCTTCAGCGTATGGTAGGGATGTCCTGTGCACCAATACCATGGGACGCCAGGTCCTCGACACCTTCATCACCGTCCTGACAGAGGCACCTTGCAGAAAAAGTGCACAATTGAAAAA TTTTGTGCTGATGTGCCTATATAATGTGAGCATCAACCAGAAAGGGGCAGCATTGCTCGAGGGAAAGTCTGGACTGGTCTCACTCTGTGCTTGGCTACTCCAAG AGGAGTCCAATTCAGAGCTGCGTCTCAACAGTCTACGACTGGTGCAGTCCCTGGTGTGGGAAAACAAGAACCCGGCACTTGTCAGGGAGTTACGGGAAGTG CTCCCAGTGTCTGCCCTAGAGACACTTTCCAAGGACAGTTACTCTGACATTCGGGAACTAGCCCTCGAGCTGCTGTCTGATATCAGCAGAATATGTACTGAGGATTGA
- the LOC127876712 gene encoding heat shock factor 2-binding protein-like isoform X1 has protein sequence MNEKRISGVFSSQVLVSKNDLAQLATEVTQLKQTLPLVLSKRIADYQTRLSGLRDENDHLLEQISKLTSEKDQWKNKYETAVADTQAEKQESLRLRCEVQQLGEQLSRQSDYCASLGSSCCTLLWRVSKRDDCIQAILAGTKVDEFLSLVSSTLGSYVAAYRADWPKDSTEEAQFILALTGTITNIAASAYGRDVLCTNTMGRQVLDTFITVLTEAPCRKSAQLKNFVLMCLYNVSINQKGAALLEGKSGLVSLCAWLLQEESNSELRLNSLRLVQSLVWENKNPALVRELREVLPVSALETLSKDSYSDIRELALELLSDISRICTED, from the exons ATGAACGAAAAGCGAATTTCGGGT GTGTTTTCCAGTCAAGTTTTGGTGAGTAAAAATGACCTTGCCCAGCTTGCTACAGAGGTTACACAGCTCAAACAGACCTTGCCACTTGTCCTGAGCAAGCGCATAGCAGACTACCAAACTAGGCTGAGTGGGCTACGGGATG aaaatgaccATCTTCTGGAGCAAATAAGTAAGCTTACCTCAGAGAAGGACCAGTGGAAAAACAAATATGAGACAGCAGTGGCCGACACACAGGCTGAGAAACAG GAGAGCCTCCGTCTGCGCTGTGAGGTGCAGCAGTTGGGTGAGCAGCTGAGCCGCCAGTCCGACTACTGTGCCAGTCTAGGGAGCTCTTGTTGCACGCTGCTGTGGAGAGTCTCCAAACGAGATGACTGCATTCAGGCCATACTGGCAGGG ACAAAGGTCGATGAGTTCCTATCGCTAGTATCCAGCACCCTGGGTAGCTACGTGGCGGCGTATCGCGCTGACTGGCCCAAGGACAGCACCGAGGAGGCGCAGTTCATCCTGGCTCTAACTGGCACCATCACAA ATATCGCAGCTTCAGCGTATGGTAGGGATGTCCTGTGCACCAATACCATGGGACGCCAGGTCCTCGACACCTTCATCACCGTCCTGACAGAGGCACCTTGCAGAAAAAGTGCACAATTGAAAAA TTTTGTGCTGATGTGCCTATATAATGTGAGCATCAACCAGAAAGGGGCAGCATTGCTCGAGGGAAAGTCTGGACTGGTCTCACTCTGTGCTTGGCTACTCCAAG AGGAGTCCAATTCAGAGCTGCGTCTCAACAGTCTACGACTGGTGCAGTCCCTGGTGTGGGAAAACAAGAACCCGGCACTTGTCAGGGAGTTACGGGAAGTG CTCCCAGTGTCTGCCCTAGAGACACTTTCCAAGGACAGTTACTCTGACATTCGGGAACTAGCCCTCGAGCTGCTGTCTGATATCAGCAGAATATGTACTGAGGATTGA